A part of Campylobacter sp. MIT 12-8780 genomic DNA contains:
- a CDS encoding alkylphosphonate utilization protein produces the protein MAKDANGTTLEAGDSVSVIKDLKIKGASHTLKRGSVIKNIKLTSKEGEIEARVDKLGVIVLKTEFLKKI, from the coding sequence ATGGCAAAAGACGCAAACGGCACGACGCTTGAGGCTGGCGATAGTGTAAGTGTGATTAAGGATTTAAAGATCAAAGGAGCAAGCCACACCTTAAAAAGGGGCAGTGTGATTAAAAATATCAAACTCACAAGCAAAGAAGGCGAGATTGAAGCGCGTGTGGATAAGCTTGGTGTTATCGTGCTGAAAACTGAGTTTTTAAAGAAAATTTAA
- the galU gene encoding UTP--glucose-1-phosphate uridylyltransferase GalU yields MLQTCIFPAAGYGTRFLPATKALPKEMLPILTKPLIHYGVDEALEAGMDTMGFVTGRGKRALEDYFDTSYELEHQISGTKKEYLLAEIRSLITRCTFTFTRQNEMRGLGDAVLKGRALAGDEAFGVILADDLCVNEDGLGVMAQMVKIYEKYRCTVVAVMEVPKEQVSSYGVIAGNAVEDNLIMVSSMIEKPSIEEAPSNLAIIGRYILTPDIFGILENTKAGKNGEIQLTDALLAQATNGMVLAYKFEGKRFDCGSVEGFVEATNYFYGKSKC; encoded by the coding sequence ATGCTTCAAACTTGTATTTTTCCAGCCGCAGGATATGGCACTCGCTTTTTACCAGCCACTAAGGCTTTGCCTAAGGAAATGCTTCCTATACTGACAAAACCACTTATTCATTATGGGGTTGATGAGGCTTTAGAAGCTGGTATGGATACTATGGGCTTTGTTACAGGACGTGGAAAAAGGGCTTTGGAGGATTATTTTGATACTTCTTATGAGCTAGAACATCAAATTTCAGGCACAAAAAAAGAATATCTGCTTGCTGAAATTCGCTCACTCATCACTCGTTGCACCTTTACTTTTACAAGGCAAAATGAAATGAGAGGCTTAGGAGATGCTGTTTTAAAGGGTAGGGCTTTAGCTGGTGATGAAGCTTTTGGGGTGATATTAGCTGATGATTTGTGTGTAAATGAGGACGGGCTTGGGGTTATGGCTCAAATGGTAAAAATTTATGAAAAATACCGCTGCACCGTAGTTGCTGTTATGGAAGTGCCAAAAGAGCAGGTTTCAAGCTATGGAGTTATCGCTGGAAACGCAGTAGAAGATAATCTCATCATGGTTAGCTCGATGATAGAAAAGCCAAGCATTGAAGAAGCCCCAAGCAATCTTGCTATCATAGGCAGATACATACTCACTCCAGATATTTTTGGTATTTTAGAAAATACAAAGGCTGGCAAAAACGGCGAAATTCAGCTCACTGACGCGCTTTTGGCTCAAGCTACAAATGGCATGGTTTTAGCTTATAAATTTGAGGGCAAAAGATTTGATTGCGGTTCTGTAGAAGGCTTTGTTGAGGCGACGAATTATTTTTATGGCAAGAGCAAATGCTAA
- a CDS encoding PepSY-like domain-containing protein, giving the protein MKTKLIPAILACSAILASANPAATAPAPAQAPAVAPAPVAPYPVYPQQAVPPQDYFNGLPKNINAQIQKLYPGAFIVDMDWEAYGYEIKLNNFMELYFDRNGNFLGQKFDD; this is encoded by the coding sequence ATGAAAACAAAACTTATCCCTGCTATTTTAGCATGCTCTGCAATCCTTGCAAGCGCAAACCCAGCCGCTACTGCGCCAGCTCCAGCTCAAGCCCCTGCAGTTGCACCAGCTCCGGTTGCTCCATATCCTGTGTATCCACAACAAGCTGTGCCACCACAAGATTATTTTAATGGTTTGCCAAAAAACATTAACGCTCAAATTCAAAAGCTCTATCCGGGCGCATTTATTGTTGATATGGATTGGGAAGCGTATGGCTATGAGATCAAGCTTAACAATTTTATGGAGCTTTATTTTGATCGCAATGGCAACTTTTTAGGGCAAAAATTTGACGATTAA
- the queF gene encoding preQ(1) synthase, producing MRYGEKEIKEFDVEKDLELWENKAENDYIIKISLPEFMCLCPRSGYPDFATLNLEYIPDQFVVELKAIKIYINSFMYKNISHEAVVNEIYSTLKAKLKPKWIKLEADFNPRGNVHTIIECRSDLVVPK from the coding sequence ATGCGTTATGGTGAAAAAGAGATTAAAGAATTTGATGTAGAAAAGGACTTAGAACTTTGGGAAAACAAAGCTGAAAATGATTATATCATCAAAATTTCTTTGCCTGAGTTTATGTGCTTGTGTCCAAGAAGTGGCTATCCAGACTTTGCGACTTTAAATTTAGAATATATCCCTGATCAATTTGTCGTCGAGCTTAAAGCTATTAAAATTTATATCAACTCTTTTATGTATAAAAATATCAGCCACGAAGCTGTGGTCAATGAAATTTACAGCACTTTAAAAGCGAAGTTAAAACCAAAGTGGATTAAACTTGAGGCAGATTTTAACCCTCGTGGAAATGTGCATACTATCATTGAATGCCGTTCTGATCTAGTTGTGCCAAAATGA
- a CDS encoding glucose-6-phosphate isomerase translates to MLNNHFFFKTAQLDTIKAYAQRINDEFESKEIGYYHLADNTGLISECEQYFQNKTYKNVILLGMGGSSCGVKALRDFLVQQDKGKCKLFILDNSSNLSLTKVLDEVNLEDSLFIVASKTGTTIEVVSLFKLIMAHFKLEMKDLSKNFIFITDENSKLHKLGEQLSVKCFLIPANVGGRFSVLSAVGVVPLFVCGYDVKALLDGALTCKKDFFEKKQESILQKAYHYCTHKYANISVLFSYGDAFKGFNEWFVQLIAESLGKKQGYKRLGITPIALIGARDQHSFLQLIMQGPKDKMVTFLRVKELEKSMCIPKLSLPYLEDCDFSNGVDLQKLLNAQCEATLQALVAENLSVDLIELDRLDEWHGGYLMYHYELLTSACGVMLGINTYDQPGVEVGKLILKKILS, encoded by the coding sequence ATGCTAAACAATCACTTTTTTTTTAAAACTGCTCAGCTTGATACCATAAAAGCTTATGCGCAACGCATTAATGATGAGTTTGAGAGTAAAGAGATAGGGTATTATCATTTAGCTGATAATACTGGCTTAATTTCTGAATGCGAGCAGTATTTTCAAAACAAAACTTATAAAAATGTAATCTTGCTTGGCATGGGTGGTTCAAGCTGTGGAGTAAAGGCTTTAAGAGACTTTTTAGTCCAGCAAGATAAAGGCAAATGCAAGCTTTTTATACTTGATAATAGCTCAAATCTTAGCCTTACAAAAGTGCTTGATGAGGTGAATTTAGAAGATAGTCTTTTTATAGTGGCGAGTAAAACCGGCACGACTATAGAAGTTGTGAGTCTTTTTAAGCTTATTATGGCTCATTTTAAGCTTGAAATGAAGGATTTATCTAAGAATTTCATCTTTATCACTGATGAAAACTCAAAGCTTCATAAACTTGGCGAGCAGCTTAGTGTAAAATGCTTTTTAATCCCAGCTAATGTTGGCGGTCGTTTTAGCGTGCTTTCAGCTGTGGGCGTGGTGCCACTTTTTGTGTGCGGATATGATGTTAAAGCCTTGCTTGATGGAGCTTTGACGTGCAAGAAAGATTTTTTTGAGAAAAAACAAGAAAGCATTTTGCAAAAAGCCTATCATTACTGCACGCATAAATATGCAAATATCAGCGTTTTGTTTAGTTATGGCGATGCTTTTAAGGGTTTTAATGAATGGTTTGTCCAGCTTATCGCTGAGAGTTTGGGTAAAAAGCAAGGCTATAAAAGGCTTGGCATTACGCCTATAGCCTTAATTGGAGCTAGGGATCAGCACAGTTTCTTACAACTCATTATGCAAGGTCCAAAGGATAAAATGGTGACTTTTTTAAGGGTAAAAGAGCTTGAAAAATCCATGTGTATCCCTAAACTTTCTTTACCTTACTTAGAGGATTGTGATTTTAGCAATGGAGTTGATTTGCAAAAACTTCTTAATGCGCAGTGTGAAGCGACTTTGCAAGCTTTAGTAGCTGAAAATTTAAGCGTTGATTTAATCGAGCTTGATAGGCTTGATGAGTGGCATGGTGGGTATTTGATGTATCATTATGAGCTTTTAACTTCAGCGTGTGGAGTAATGCTTGGTATTAATACCTACGATCAGCCCGGTGTTGAGGTTGGTAAGCTTATCTTAAAAAAAATCTTATCTTAA
- a CDS encoding DMT family transporter, translating into MSASKEKIFFVFMLIAMMFWGGSWVSSKVLTLYASAYIIAFWRFLIVFIGVVILLFVFKISIRFEKRIFKFILLAGLCNAIYSFLLFAGLNQADAGKSGVLTTTMTPIFAYILTHMYLCFKGKIHFLELPKNELFGLILALISGAFLLEIQSFSTLLNPFNVFFLLAAFDWAVMSLFTQKINLHPLAINFYVTLLALLCFSPCFFLQETYSVFDADWIFWLNLGFLAILSTIVGTGIYYLGIQYLGAFRANSFLLLVPLFALLISYVFLDEIPSLKTIFGSVLAIFAIYLINIYGKNLRKI; encoded by the coding sequence ATGAGTGCGTCTAAAGAAAAGATTTTCTTTGTTTTTATGCTGATAGCGATGATGTTTTGGGGTGGTTCTTGGGTAAGCTCTAAGGTTTTGACACTCTATGCAAGTGCTTATATTATCGCTTTTTGGCGTTTTTTGATCGTTTTTATCGGCGTTGTAATTTTGCTTTTTGTGTTTAAAATTTCAATCCGCTTTGAAAAACGCATTTTTAAATTCATACTTTTAGCCGGTTTGTGTAATGCTATTTATTCTTTTTTATTATTTGCTGGACTCAATCAAGCAGACGCTGGCAAAAGCGGAGTTTTAACCACTACAATGACGCCCATTTTTGCATATATACTCACGCATATGTATTTGTGCTTCAAAGGAAAAATTCACTTCCTAGAACTTCCTAAAAATGAGCTTTTTGGACTTATTTTAGCCCTTATTTCAGGGGCTTTTTTGCTTGAAATTCAAAGCTTTTCTACACTTTTAAATCCTTTCAATGTCTTTTTCTTGCTTGCAGCATTTGATTGGGCGGTGATGAGCCTTTTTACGCAAAAGATTAATTTGCACCCTTTAGCGATAAATTTCTATGTCACGCTTTTGGCGTTGCTGTGCTTTTCGCCGTGTTTTTTTCTACAAGAAACTTATAGTGTTTTTGACGCTGATTGGATTTTTTGGCTGAATTTGGGCTTTTTGGCGATTTTATCAACTATAGTTGGCACAGGGATTTATTATCTAGGAATTCAGTATCTTGGGGCTTTTAGAGCAAATTCTTTTTTGCTTTTGGTGCCACTTTTTGCTTTGCTGATAAGTTATGTTTTTCTTGATGAAATTCCGAGTTTAAAAACGATTTTTGGTTCTGTTTTGGCTATTTTTGCGATTTATTTGATTAATATTTATGGTAAAAACTTAAGAAAAATTTAA